One stretch of Candidatus Tumulicola sp. DNA includes these proteins:
- a CDS encoding ribonuclease HI family protein → MRGSKSPGHSGHCVIYSDGGSRGNPGPAAAGGVVQRDDGSVVAKVREYLGVTTNNVAEYRALLLLLQRALDEGFQQVDVFTDSELVERQINGPYRVKDEKLIPLHAAARRTLAKFGEWHVVHIPREKNKVADKLVNAVLDEHAARSAQ, encoded by the coding sequence ATGCGCGGTTCAAAATCGCCGGGACATTCCGGGCACTGCGTGATCTACAGCGACGGGGGCTCCAGGGGCAACCCTGGGCCCGCTGCGGCGGGTGGAGTCGTGCAGCGCGACGACGGCAGCGTCGTCGCCAAAGTGCGCGAATATCTCGGCGTCACGACCAACAACGTCGCGGAATACCGCGCCCTGCTCTTGCTCCTGCAGCGCGCCCTCGACGAGGGTTTCCAGCAGGTCGACGTCTTCACGGATAGCGAGCTGGTCGAGCGACAGATCAACGGGCCCTACCGCGTGAAGGACGAGAAGCTGATCCCGCTTCACGCGGCGGCGCGCCGCACCCTCGCGAAATTCGGCGAGTGGCACGTCGTCCATATTCCTCGCGAGAAAAACAAGGTCGCCGACAAACTCGTGAACGCGGTGCTCGACGAGCATGCGGCGAGGTCGGCCCAGTGA
- a CDS encoding PD-(D/E)XK nuclease family protein: MPDIQNEFAWSWSRHQTFYECPRKLYWQQYGSWGGWRSDAARESALAYRLKRIQTIAMLVGDTFHEELSEILRRRPAAPGPVPAAQLRQDMERRLLRRMRESHDRDWERFSNPKDYAILFEDYYGGGVTTEMRETALDDVRACAEGLAASPFGRRIFNTDPKRLKFIDPREFGRKRVTVDGLLVFAAPDLIVADSDADLHIVDWKTGKRRNKANMAQLAVYGLFVAEQFGTPIERITAHLVYVRAGGSETFDRLSDGVEEARRNIQTYVTDVRSRLTDVERNEAGDMSQFPMTTNLASCRSCNFRELCGR, encoded by the coding sequence CGCGCAAGCTGTATTGGCAGCAATACGGCTCATGGGGCGGCTGGCGCTCGGACGCCGCGCGGGAAAGCGCGCTCGCGTACCGGCTCAAGCGGATCCAAACGATCGCGATGCTTGTCGGGGACACTTTCCATGAAGAGTTGAGCGAGATCTTACGGCGCAGACCGGCCGCTCCAGGACCCGTACCTGCCGCCCAGTTGCGCCAGGACATGGAACGCCGTCTGTTGCGGCGCATGCGCGAGTCGCACGATCGCGACTGGGAACGTTTCAGCAACCCAAAAGATTACGCCATCCTTTTCGAAGACTACTACGGCGGCGGCGTGACGACGGAGATGCGCGAGACCGCGCTCGATGACGTGCGCGCGTGCGCCGAAGGCCTCGCGGCGAGCCCGTTCGGCAGGCGCATCTTCAATACGGACCCAAAGCGTTTGAAATTCATCGATCCGCGGGAGTTCGGGCGCAAACGAGTCACCGTCGACGGCCTGTTGGTCTTCGCCGCACCGGATCTGATCGTCGCCGACAGCGACGCCGATCTGCACATCGTCGATTGGAAAACCGGCAAACGCCGCAACAAGGCCAACATGGCGCAATTGGCGGTTTATGGCTTATTCGTCGCCGAGCAGTTCGGCACGCCGATCGAGCGCATCACGGCGCATCTGGTCTACGTGCGCGCCGGCGGCTCCGAAACGTTCGATCGTCTAAGCGACGGCGTCGAAGAAGCGCGGCGCAACATCCAGACCTACGTCACCGACGTGCGCAGCCGGCTCACCGACGTCGAGCGCAACGAGGCGGGCGACATGTCGCAGTTCCCGATGACCACCAATCTCGCGTCGTGCCGCAGCTGCAACTTCCGCGAACTGTGCGGCCGCTAG
- a CDS encoding M55 family metallopeptidase, translated as MTGPSVYVSVDMEGCADLVHWDEVRPGASAEYERARRIMTHEVNAVVVGAFEGGAARVVVNDSHSTMRNLIAGELDPRAVVVSGRLKPQFMLEGIGGGFELAFFVGYHGAIGDGNAVMGHTYSPRIIYECRLHGRAVGEITINAALAGHYGVPVALVSGDATTLEEAKQAAPRALGVETKRSISYYAADSLSPALVREDLRSAATRAVRDAGAFQPLLLETPIVMEFDTLTTAHADVLSWIPSAQRASARTIRFQLPDAAEMYRALMAVIYLGATASR; from the coding sequence GTGACGGGTCCTTCCGTCTACGTGTCGGTAGACATGGAGGGCTGCGCGGATCTCGTCCACTGGGATGAAGTGCGCCCTGGAGCAAGCGCCGAGTACGAACGAGCGCGCCGCATCATGACGCATGAGGTCAACGCGGTGGTCGTTGGCGCGTTCGAAGGCGGAGCGGCTCGAGTCGTCGTCAACGACTCGCATTCGACGATGCGCAATCTGATCGCCGGCGAGTTGGATCCGCGTGCCGTCGTCGTCAGCGGCAGACTCAAACCGCAGTTCATGCTCGAAGGCATCGGCGGGGGCTTCGAGCTCGCCTTTTTTGTCGGTTACCACGGGGCTATCGGCGACGGCAACGCGGTCATGGGTCACACGTACAGTCCGCGCATCATCTATGAATGTCGCCTGCATGGCCGGGCGGTCGGCGAGATCACCATCAACGCCGCGCTTGCCGGACATTACGGCGTGCCGGTCGCGCTGGTTTCGGGTGATGCGACGACGCTCGAAGAAGCGAAGCAAGCCGCGCCGCGCGCGCTGGGCGTCGAGACGAAACGAAGCATCAGTTATTATGCCGCCGACAGCCTGTCGCCGGCTTTGGTGCGCGAGGATTTGCGCAGCGCCGCAACTCGTGCGGTGCGCGACGCGGGAGCGTTTCAGCCGCTGCTTCTCGAAACACCCATAGTGATGGAGTTCGACACGCTCACGACGGCGCATGCGGATGTGCTGAGTTGGATCCCCAGCGCGCAACGCGCAAGCGCGCGGACGATTCGATTTCAGCTCCCCGACGCCGCGGAGATGTACCGGGCACTGATGGCGGTCATCTACCTCGGCGCGACCGCATCCCGATGA
- a CDS encoding polysaccharide deacetylase family protein encodes MKAAAFVLRRHWRLFAAAAAIGVLLAGLTWFVMENPYNQTFGYTITRVPNTEKLVALTFDDGPNPPYTDQIVEYLHQQHVPATFFVVGRAVERYPDVVRREAEYGNALGNHSWDHAHLVLETRRHIRSELEQTDAAIVKASGVHTNLFRPPFGARDYAVIGVAHDLGYQVIMWSAPLPRDWERPPPDVIAARVLKYVSSGSIIVLHDGNKGRGGDRSNTVEATKLIVSALRQQGYRFVTVPELMRLGLAPSTPAVGAAEP; translated from the coding sequence GTGAAAGCGGCCGCCTTCGTTCTCCGCCGCCATTGGCGCTTGTTCGCCGCTGCGGCCGCGATAGGCGTCTTGCTCGCGGGCCTGACGTGGTTCGTCATGGAGAATCCTTACAACCAGACGTTCGGCTACACGATCACGAGAGTCCCCAACACGGAAAAGCTCGTCGCGCTGACGTTCGACGACGGACCGAATCCGCCGTACACGGATCAAATCGTAGAGTATTTGCATCAGCAGCACGTTCCGGCGACGTTCTTCGTGGTCGGGCGCGCGGTTGAGCGATATCCGGACGTCGTCCGGCGTGAGGCCGAATACGGAAACGCGCTCGGCAACCACTCCTGGGATCACGCGCACCTCGTGCTCGAGACGCGGCGCCACATCCGCAGCGAACTCGAGCAGACCGATGCGGCGATCGTGAAAGCCTCAGGCGTGCACACGAACTTGTTCCGCCCGCCCTTCGGCGCCCGCGATTACGCCGTCATCGGGGTGGCGCACGACCTGGGGTACCAAGTCATCATGTGGTCGGCGCCGCTGCCGCGCGATTGGGAACGCCCGCCGCCGGACGTCATCGCCGCTAGAGTCCTCAAGTACGTGAGCAGCGGCAGCATCATCGTGCTCCACGACGGCAACAAAGGCCGCGGCGGCGATCGGTCCAACACGGTGGAAGCGACCAAGCTGATCGTGTCGGCACTACGCCAACAGGGTTATCGATTCGTCACCGTGCCCGAACTCATGCGCTTAGGGCTCGCGCCTAGCACGCCGGCGGTAGGGGCGGCCGAACCGTAA
- a CDS encoding zinc-dependent metalloprotease: protein MGAFNTRGAATLFFAMLSLLCATAARADDAPVSYAKLTEGLTPQHGLFTVWRKDGKVMLELSPSQLNHDFILSVVPGNGLGGYFMLAGAGDYYSPRIVRFVKQDDKVSILYPNTNFVAPAGSPDANAVEDQTAKSVVGVSKVLATDDKSGDVVIEATPLLSDVMDLGDALKAALGNPEPGKLYHLDSDRSYFGPTKSFPDNTLVDVRQTWTSDDASIVDNVIDPRAIEFRIDYNFIEPPNDKDYMPRLADDRVGYFSTAQLDFGTDKYTSRQRRYILRWNMQKTDPNAAMSPAKHPMVFYMSNTIPYRYRDAIRRACLEWNKAFLPLGISDAVQVKDQPNDPNWDADDVRYSVLRWLTESNSGGFLEAQFFWDPRTGQQFRTGVVFDADYVAFGYFEKPYYVDPTTAKSFSARERMAEIDKHNQAAFAAIALQVLGDWPGGDVPQSYINDFLMDGTLHEVGHDMGFQHNYIAMQAYTPAQLRDRAFTSKNGVATTVMAYNPVNLWPRGQSNGTLFMDTIGPYDYWLIHWGYAPIRGARTPEDELPTLRGWASQTSNPLYRFASDEDVSWGNAHAIDPRVNQFSLSNDMLGWAKMQMNIARTVMSKLDSRFPSAGHPFEDERGAFQFAFGQYRRFAFMTEHFIGGEYLSRAHAGDPGAPKPLAPVSRNDEVAAWKTLDQYLFSDSAFRLSPATLNRLTYQEFSPLNGGPWAYDPPDRHDEPVVDAIGALQGRVLGTLFQPLRLQRIDDLAVRSTPGSTMSISDLFNWAQDSVYGDLRGRNLSNVPLLRRNLQARYTRLLITLALTPPKGTPSDGQALARAKLVSLSGTLRGALDSNALDDISRAHLALLQSQVSLALAGRKPGM from the coding sequence ATGGGTGCTTTCAATACACGTGGTGCAGCCACGCTGTTTTTCGCCATGCTGTCGCTGCTGTGCGCGACGGCGGCCCGCGCCGACGACGCCCCCGTGAGCTACGCAAAACTCACCGAGGGCCTGACGCCGCAACACGGGCTTTTCACCGTTTGGCGAAAGGACGGGAAGGTCATGCTGGAGCTGTCGCCCAGCCAGCTCAACCATGACTTCATCCTCAGCGTCGTGCCAGGCAACGGACTGGGCGGCTATTTCATGCTGGCAGGAGCCGGCGACTACTACAGTCCGCGCATCGTCCGCTTCGTCAAGCAAGACGACAAGGTCTCGATCCTTTATCCCAACACCAACTTCGTTGCGCCGGCGGGCTCGCCCGACGCCAACGCGGTTGAAGATCAGACGGCCAAATCCGTCGTCGGAGTCAGCAAGGTGCTCGCGACCGACGACAAGAGCGGCGACGTGGTCATCGAAGCGACGCCGCTGTTGAGCGACGTCATGGATCTCGGCGACGCGCTCAAGGCTGCGCTGGGCAACCCGGAGCCCGGCAAGCTGTATCACCTCGACTCCGACCGCAGTTATTTCGGTCCGACCAAGTCATTTCCGGACAACACGCTCGTCGACGTGCGACAGACCTGGACGTCCGACGACGCCTCTATCGTGGATAACGTGATCGACCCGCGCGCGATCGAGTTCCGGATCGACTACAACTTCATCGAACCGCCAAACGACAAGGACTATATGCCGCGCCTTGCGGACGACCGCGTCGGTTATTTCTCGACCGCGCAGCTCGACTTCGGCACCGATAAGTACACCAGCCGGCAAAGGCGCTACATCTTGCGCTGGAACATGCAGAAGACCGATCCAAATGCCGCCATGTCGCCGGCGAAGCATCCGATGGTGTTCTACATGAGCAACACGATTCCGTATCGCTATCGCGACGCGATCCGGCGCGCGTGCTTGGAATGGAACAAGGCGTTTCTGCCGCTTGGCATCAGCGACGCCGTCCAGGTGAAGGATCAGCCGAACGACCCGAACTGGGATGCCGATGACGTCCGCTACAGCGTCCTTCGCTGGCTCACCGAATCGAACTCGGGCGGCTTCCTCGAGGCGCAATTCTTCTGGGATCCGCGAACCGGCCAGCAGTTCCGCACGGGCGTCGTGTTCGATGCCGACTACGTGGCGTTCGGCTACTTCGAAAAGCCGTACTACGTCGATCCTACGACCGCGAAGTCGTTCTCGGCACGCGAGCGCATGGCCGAGATCGATAAACACAATCAAGCCGCCTTCGCCGCGATCGCCTTACAAGTGCTGGGCGACTGGCCGGGCGGCGACGTGCCGCAGAGCTACATCAACGATTTCCTCATGGACGGCACATTGCACGAAGTCGGCCACGACATGGGCTTCCAGCACAACTATATCGCCATGCAGGCCTACACACCGGCGCAGCTTCGTGACCGCGCCTTCACGTCCAAGAACGGCGTCGCGACCACCGTCATGGCCTACAACCCGGTCAACCTCTGGCCCCGTGGGCAGTCGAACGGCACGCTGTTCATGGACACCATCGGCCCGTACGACTACTGGCTCATCCATTGGGGTTACGCGCCGATCCGCGGCGCGCGCACGCCGGAGGATGAGCTGCCGACGCTGCGCGGCTGGGCGTCGCAAACCTCGAATCCGCTGTATCGGTTCGCGTCCGACGAGGACGTGTCGTGGGGCAACGCGCACGCCATCGATCCGCGCGTCAATCAGTTCAGCCTGAGCAACGACATGCTCGGCTGGGCCAAGATGCAGATGAACATCGCGCGCACCGTCATGAGCAAGCTCGACAGCCGGTTCCCGAGCGCAGGCCACCCGTTCGAAGACGAACGTGGAGCGTTCCAGTTCGCGTTTGGTCAGTACCGGCGCTTCGCGTTCATGACCGAGCACTTCATCGGCGGTGAGTATCTGTCGCGCGCGCACGCCGGCGATCCCGGCGCTCCAAAGCCGCTGGCGCCGGTCTCGCGCAACGACGAGGTCGCTGCTTGGAAGACGCTCGACCAGTACCTGTTCTCCGACAGCGCGTTCCGGCTCTCGCCGGCGACGCTCAACCGCTTGACATATCAGGAGTTCTCGCCGCTCAACGGCGGCCCGTGGGCCTACGATCCGCCGGATCGGCACGACGAGCCGGTGGTGGATGCGATCGGCGCTCTGCAAGGCCGCGTGTTGGGAACGCTGTTCCAACCGCTGCGTCTGCAACGCATCGACGACCTCGCCGTCCGGTCGACGCCGGGCAGCACGATGTCGATCAGCGATCTGTTCAACTGGGCGCAGGACAGCGTGTACGGCGACCTGCGAGGGCGCAATCTGTCGAACGTGCCATTGCTCAGGCGCAACCTGCAGGCGCGCTACACGCGTCTGCTGATCACGCTTGCGCTCACACCGCCGAAGGGCACTCCGTCGGACGGGCAAGCGCTCGCGCGAGCCAAGCTCGTGAGTCTGTCAGGCACGCTCAGAGGAGCGCTGGATTCCAACGCGCTCGACGACATCTCGCGGGCGCACCTCGCCCTGCTGCAAAGCCAGGTGAGTTTAGCGCTTGCGGGCCGCAAACCCGGGATGTAA
- a CDS encoding VOC family protein: protein MAIKIGVVGHFGLAVKSPKKSARWWCRTLNLRKEFDFGSGVAVGNDAVTIALFRGKPRPEALDHMSFHLRSMRELRAALAELKRKKVELEDPGDEIGPEAPGSRHMALWFHDPDGYRWELSVQNAVRSPG, encoded by the coding sequence ATGGCCATCAAGATCGGCGTCGTCGGGCATTTCGGCTTGGCGGTGAAGAGTCCGAAGAAGAGCGCGCGCTGGTGGTGCCGGACGCTCAACCTGCGCAAAGAGTTCGACTTCGGCAGCGGCGTGGCGGTCGGCAATGACGCCGTCACGATCGCGCTCTTTCGGGGAAAGCCGCGGCCCGAGGCGCTCGACCACATGTCGTTTCACCTTCGCAGCATGCGCGAACTTCGGGCCGCGCTTGCCGAGCTCAAGCGGAAGAAGGTCGAGCTAGAGGATCCCGGCGATGAGATCGGTCCCGAAGCGCCCGGGTCGCGCCACATGGCATTGTGGTTTCACGACCCGGACGGCTATCGCTGGGAGCTTTCCGTGCAGAACGCGGTCAGGTCGCCGGGCTGA